One Weissella coleopterorum DNA segment encodes these proteins:
- a CDS encoding DUF4097 family beta strand repeat-containing protein produces the protein MNKVIRSIISGFVLMGLGIVLMIFGSMNGGGSRVFWHHGNFWVPDEVKIHQQIKGVQNITIQGDTLDVLIQPDAKVQNGMSIEGNLTNQAGFKVSKDQNTLKLNYQNMKDNMPNFSDVLQDEDHLTIKVPQGTNLKKVKINVQSGNVELKQITAQKAHLKNVDGQIKILQGNLKAVDLNNNDGSTRLDGLKTQQIRIDTGAGNINLHQLKSDKTQVHIDEADLVIQKSQLGQTLISINRGMTTIHQVTAQDLFAQSIYGNYNLQEINLKGASTVATQSGNINVNWQDNFGYRLVVQDQGKIKVKNVPYAKWYQTKFERVNRLTLTTYRGDIMVAK, from the coding sequence ATGAATAAAGTTATTCGGTCAATTATAAGCGGGTTTGTTTTAATGGGCTTGGGTATTGTTTTGATGATCTTTGGATCAATGAATGGGGGCGGGTCTCGAGTATTTTGGCATCATGGAAATTTTTGGGTTCCAGATGAGGTTAAAATCCACCAGCAAATTAAAGGCGTGCAAAATATTACAATTCAAGGGGATACATTAGATGTTTTGATTCAACCCGATGCCAAGGTCCAAAATGGAATGAGCATTGAAGGAAACCTGACGAATCAAGCGGGGTTTAAAGTTAGTAAAGACCAAAATACTTTGAAACTCAATTATCAAAATATGAAAGATAATATGCCTAACTTCTCAGATGTTTTACAAGATGAGGATCATTTAACGATTAAAGTCCCCCAAGGAACTAATCTAAAAAAAGTTAAAATTAATGTACAAAGTGGAAACGTAGAATTAAAGCAAATTACAGCACAAAAAGCCCATCTAAAGAATGTAGATGGTCAAATTAAAATTTTGCAGGGTAATTTAAAGGCAGTTGATCTAAATAATAATGATGGATCAACTCGGCTTGACGGATTAAAAACTCAGCAAATTAGAATTGATACTGGTGCAGGAAATATTAATTTACATCAATTAAAAAGTGATAAGACCCAAGTTCATATTGATGAAGCAGATTTGGTCATACAAAAAAGTCAACTGGGACAAACGTTGATTAGTATTAATCGAGGCATGACAACTATACATCAAGTTACGGCACAAGATTTATTTGCGCAATCGATCTATGGTAATTATAATCTGCAAGAAATTAATCTAAAGGGTGCTAGTACAGTTGCAACACAAAGTGGAAACATTAATGTAAATTGGCAAGATAATTTTGGATATCGTTTGGTAGTACAAGATCAAGGAAAGATTAAGGTTAAAAATGTACCTTATGCAAAGTGGTATCAAACTAAATTTGAGCGAGTTAATCGATTGACGTTAACGACTTACCGTGGTGATATTATGGTAGCTAAATAG
- a CDS encoding DUF1700 domain-containing protein, giving the protein MKSNIYFSQLEGHLIGLPENKKIEIIQDYRRYAEKNELSGENLINELGTPRQLAQKAMVEYSIDEDTIEENNSLINGEFSFSHRIKQIRRQFHLLGMIISFLMSNIAWYPAMFLIFMGLFLMTVLMVIIDLGLVLILFIGLYQVFMGISVFGHHHAIAIFQGGIGLFLVGTQFVGWPIAGAMMRGLMSLLMRYTKSVGLRFAKITGVDHE; this is encoded by the coding sequence ATGAAAAGTAATATTTACTTTTCGCAGCTTGAAGGACATTTAATCGGTTTACCAGAGAATAAAAAAATCGAAATTATTCAAGATTATCGGCGTTATGCAGAAAAAAATGAATTGAGTGGTGAAAACCTAATTAATGAATTAGGAACGCCTAGACAACTTGCGCAAAAGGCTATGGTTGAATACTCCATTGATGAAGATACAATTGAAGAAAATAATAGTTTAATCAATGGTGAATTTAGTTTTTCACATCGGATCAAACAAATTCGAAGACAATTCCATTTATTGGGGATGATCATTAGTTTCTTAATGTCCAATATTGCTTGGTACCCAGCGATGTTTTTGATTTTCATGGGCTTATTTTTAATGACTGTATTGATGGTGATTATTGATTTGGGCTTAGTTTTAATTTTGTTTATCGGCCTTTACCAAGTTTTCATGGGAATTTCTGTTTTTGGACATCATCATGCAATTGCCATTTTTCAAGGCGGAATTGGCTTATTCTTAGTGGGAACTCAATTCGTTGGTTGGCCCATTGCGGGTGCCATGATGCGAGGATTAATGAGCCTGCTGATGCGTTATACCAAATCAGTGGGTCTGCGATTTGCTAAGATAACAGGAGTAGATCATGAATAA
- a CDS encoding LCP family protein produces MDNEPNFDGKQPLSRVSRNNMYNQQHKNKPKKTRLRVFRIFLVALGALGIILGVTAARTYNRIHDAVDKTFSSAGVKKSRNVSAALSKGEPFTVLLMGTDTGELGRSDGGRTDSLMLMTVNPKQKKTTLMSIPRDTVIAPVGYETEFPQKMNSAYEFGKEATTMKTVQNWLNIPIDYYGMVNMRGMEDVVNEVGGIQVESPLTFKFNPTTAHADSGYNYGHSDPGDLYSFTKGSTTYGFNKNATDEKYTYSDKMNGAAALAFSRMRYDDPQGDYGRTQRQRLVLQAIMTKAKSNPTRLVNQSFLNTISKNARTDLTYDDMMAIVKKYLPAANKIVTDHIQGGGQEINGVSYEHVTRSEQQRATNVLRKSLGLKKAKAGPLYAGKISDYTIESNGLTTAETEEASTN; encoded by the coding sequence ATGAACCAAACTTTGACGGAAAACAACCTTTAAGTCGGGTTTCACGTAATAATATGTACAATCAGCAACATAAAAATAAACCTAAAAAAACCCGTTTGAGAGTTTTTCGAATCTTTTTGGTTGCCTTAGGGGCTTTGGGAATTATTTTGGGCGTAACAGCCGCTAGAACGTATAATCGAATTCATGACGCTGTCGATAAAACTTTTTCAAGTGCAGGGGTTAAAAAATCACGAAATGTTTCGGCAGCTCTTTCAAAGGGAGAGCCATTTACCGTTCTTTTGATGGGAACAGATACGGGTGAATTGGGCCGTTCTGATGGAGGTCGAACAGATTCGTTAATGTTGATGACAGTTAATCCTAAGCAAAAGAAAACTACCCTGATGTCTATTCCACGTGATACGGTTATTGCTCCGGTTGGATATGAAACGGAGTTCCCACAAAAAATGAATTCAGCGTATGAATTTGGGAAAGAAGCCACAACAATGAAGACCGTCCAAAATTGGTTAAATATTCCAATTGATTATTACGGAATGGTTAATATGCGTGGAATGGAAGATGTCGTAAATGAAGTAGGGGGGATACAAGTTGAATCACCGTTAACATTTAAATTTAATCCGACAACTGCACACGCAGATTCTGGATATAATTACGGTCACTCCGATCCAGGAGATCTTTACAGTTTTACCAAGGGATCAACGACGTATGGCTTTAATAAAAATGCTACCGATGAAAAGTATACCTATTCAGACAAAATGAATGGAGCCGCTGCGTTGGCATTTTCTCGTATGCGTTATGATGACCCACAAGGTGATTATGGTCGGACGCAACGACAACGACTAGTCTTACAAGCGATTATGACGAAAGCTAAGTCAAATCCAACTCGTTTGGTAAATCAAAGTTTCTTAAATACGATTTCTAAAAATGCTCGAACTGACTTGACGTATGATGATATGATGGCGATTGTTAAAAAATATCTACCAGCTGCTAATAAAATTGTGACTGATCATATCCAAGGTGGAGGACAAGAAATCAATGGCGTTTCATATGAACATGTGACTCGGAGTGAGCAACAACGTGCTACTAATGTTTTGCGCAAGTCACTGGGCTTAAAAAAGGCCAAAGCGGGTCCACTATATGCTGGTAAAATTTCTGATTATACGATTGAGTCTAATGGTCTGACAACTGCTGAGACTGAAGAAGCTAGTACCAATTAA